Proteins from a single region of bacterium:
- a CDS encoding ATP-binding cassette domain-containing protein, whose amino-acid sequence MRAGLLSGGEKQMLALGMIILNRPKLLLLDEPSAGLAPGLVKGMMEKIVEINQAYSIAVLLVEQKVKECLTITSRGYIIKNGQVVMD is encoded by the coding sequence ATGAGGGCAGGACTTCTCTCTGGTGGCGAAAAGCAGATGCTTGCCCTGGGGATGATAATTTTAAATAGACCGAAACTCCTTCTCCTTGATGAACCATCTGCAGGTCTTGCCCCAGGTCTGGTTAAGGGGATGATGGAAAAGATTGTGGAAATCAACCAGGCATATAGCATCGCTGTTCTCCTTGTTGAACAAAAAGTAAAAGAATGCTTGACAATTACCTCACGAGGGTATATAATTAAGAATGGGCAGGTAGTTATGGACTAA
- a CDS encoding type II toxin-antitoxin system HicB family antitoxin: MTRAFNVVIELDSEGYYVASVPELRGCHTQAKSLDTLMKRIREAIELCLEVEGEQFLPQEFIGVQRIWVGT; this comes from the coding sequence ATGACAAGAGCATTTAATGTCGTTATTGAACTTGACTCTGAAGGTTATTATGTAGCCAGTGTGCCAGAATTACGCGGTTGTCATACTCAAGCAAAATCGCTTGACACCTTGATGAAACGAATTCGAGAAGCAATCGAATTATGCTTGGAGGTTGAGGGGGAACAATTCTTACCACAGGAATTCATTGGTGTTCAGCGTATTTGGGTGGGAACATGA
- a CDS encoding type II toxin-antitoxin system HicA family toxin — protein MTKLPHLTEQEVMTALRRGGFEVIRVKGSHHFLQHPDGRRTVLPIHRGETIGIGLMSKILRDCEMTRDELRELL, from the coding sequence ATGACAAAACTTCCGCATCTAACAGAGCAAGAAGTTATGACTGCATTGCGACGAGGTGGTTTTGAAGTGATTCGTGTTAAAGGAAGTCATCATTTTCTACAGCATCCTGACGGACGACGCACTGTTCTACCGATTCATCGTGGTGAAACAATCGGAATAGGACTAATGTCTAAGATACTGCGTGATTGCGAGATGACACGCGATGAATTGCGTGAACTATTGTAG
- a CDS encoding ATP-binding protein, with product MSFTLQPATEEDFIDREDILEEMLQTLTDEKVRMGYALVGPRRIGKTSILKEVARRLNQRDDIVAVYFSLWDIIENTAVDLCNQITISIIEAVKKRLSLKYKIAHILKVPATKFFDFLKTIDIKISIFEDIEISLAAGKKGEMDINLLVKKVFEFAEKLAEELNLRLVLILDEFPSIMDVKNGTKLGEGIIRKIRTIQEDLTRTILCVSGSIRRTMDAAVLSPSAAFYRQFVIRHIGPFDISVVRALMLRNIQGEINEDALEELYNLTKGIPFYVQFIGRELNRTGEKRINQELVQKAFEDFLAQEGDILFFEEFKSFSDKEKGIICAMAVHNLHTPKEICQITKSNSNVISRYIEYFIDKGILLKEDKGLYEFTDPIFKLWLKKRYSPTIL from the coding sequence ATGAGTTTTACACTACAGCCAGCAACAGAGGAAGATTTTATTGATCGAGAAGATATCCTTGAAGAAATGCTTCAAACCCTCACGGATGAAAAAGTAAGAATGGGATATGCCCTGGTTGGACCAAGGAGAATTGGTAAAACCTCTATTCTCAAGGAAGTGGCGAGAAGACTAAACCAAAGAGACGATATTGTTGCTGTCTATTTTTCACTCTGGGATATTATTGAAAATACCGCTGTTGACCTCTGTAACCAGATTACTATCTCCATTATCGAAGCAGTAAAAAAGAGGCTCTCTTTAAAATATAAGATAGCACATATTCTCAAGGTCCCGGCAACAAAGTTTTTTGATTTTCTGAAGACGATTGATATTAAGATAAGTATCTTTGAAGATATTGAAATTTCACTGGCCGCAGGCAAAAAAGGGGAGATGGATATAAATCTTCTGGTGAAAAAAGTCTTTGAATTTGCTGAAAAACTTGCTGAGGAACTTAACCTGAGATTGGTCTTAATCCTGGATGAATTCCCTTCAATTATGGATGTGAAAAATGGGACAAAACTCGGTGAGGGCATCATCAGGAAAATAAGGACTATCCAGGAAGACTTGACCAGAACTATTCTCTGCGTCTCGGGTTCTATAAGAAGAACGATGGATGCAGCAGTGCTTTCTCCTTCTGCGGCTTTTTACAGGCAGTTTGTCATAAGGCATATCGGCCCTTTTGACATTTCAGTGGTCAGAGCTTTGATGCTACGGAATATACAGGGTGAGATAAATGAAGACGCACTGGAGGAATTGTATAACCTTACCAAAGGCATACCCTTTTATGTTCAATTTATCGGGAGAGAGTTGAACAGAACAGGAGAGAAAAGAATAAACCAGGAACTGGTGCAAAAGGCATTCGAGGATTTTCTTGCTCAAGAAGGAGATATACTCTTTTTTGAGGAGTTTAAATCCTTCAGTGATAAGGAAAAAGGCATAATTTGTGCCATGGCTGTGCATAACCTTCATACTCCAAAAGAGATATGTCAGATAACCAAAAGCAATTCTAATGTTATAAGCCGATATATCGAATATTTCATAGATAAAGGGATTCTTTTAAAAGAGGATAAGGGCTTATACGAGTTCACTGACCCTATTTTTAAACTCTGGTTAAAGAAGAGATACTCCCCTACAATTTTGTAG
- a CDS encoding ATP-binding protein — MKYRIFVSGNQKELKKERLSVREIIREHPTLNNVFDVFLFEELPAKSKSPVSTYLEEVAKSDIYLGIFGYKYGEKTRKDNLSGTEREYRYFTELYPKKDILIFIKGKDATKRDEDMQHFLQDIKSRHTYVRFTTNEDFKTKLLKTIISYLDEARLVSKTPFDEGFCRNAEYTDINEEEVKDFLENRTIKHKVDISKISIKDVLVNRIKIIGEENGNFKITNAALLFFGRNPSEFIPQHEIRIARFRGSTRTESIDVQEINGPIYKMLEEVESFFKRNTRLASKIVEFKRVEIPEYPYEVIREAVINAIAHRDYNIREAPIMISIFDDRIEISSPGKLLPGLSIKDLEGKHATRNRILCDIFNRTLDMERFGTGISKMKLFMKNYGLSEPEFMEEGNFFVVKFYGPQDKILDLVSNIPEERYVSLRELGLNERQIEALRLMINEKKILSNKEYAKMFNVTRKTAFRDFKKLEKLGYVKAEGTTRDKRYRAI, encoded by the coding sequence ATGAAATATAGAATATTTGTTAGTGGTAATCAAAAAGAATTAAAAAAAGAACGTTTATCAGTGAGAGAGATAATCCGTGAACATCCAACGCTAAATAATGTTTTTGATGTTTTTCTCTTTGAAGAACTACCGGCTAAATCCAAATCACCTGTCTCGACTTATCTTGAAGAAGTAGCCAAAAGTGATATTTACCTGGGAATATTTGGTTATAAATATGGTGAAAAAACGAGGAAAGATAACTTATCTGGAACTGAAAGAGAATACAGATATTTCACTGAATTATACCCTAAAAAAGACATCCTTATTTTTATTAAAGGTAAAGATGCTACTAAAAGAGATGAGGATATGCAACATTTTCTACAAGATATTAAGTCCCGGCATACTTATGTCCGCTTTACTACCAATGAGGATTTTAAGACAAAACTTCTTAAAACCATTATTTCTTACCTTGATGAAGCAAGACTTGTAAGTAAAACACCTTTTGACGAAGGATTCTGTAGAAATGCAGAATATACAGATATAAATGAGGAAGAGGTAAAAGATTTCTTAGAAAATAGAACAATTAAACACAAGGTCGATATCTCCAAAATTTCTATAAAAGATGTTTTAGTAAATAGGATAAAAATTATTGGAGAAGAGAACGGTAATTTTAAAATTACCAATGCCGCTTTGCTTTTCTTTGGGAGAAATCCTTCTGAATTCATTCCTCAACATGAAATAAGGATTGCTCGATTTAGAGGCTCTACCAGAACCGAATCTATTGATGTTCAAGAAATTAATGGACCAATATATAAAATGTTGGAGGAAGTTGAATCGTTCTTTAAGAGAAATACTCGTTTAGCCAGTAAAATAGTTGAATTCAAAAGGGTAGAAATACCTGAATATCCTTATGAAGTAATAAGAGAAGCAGTAATTAATGCTATTGCTCATCGCGATTATAACATTCGGGAAGCACCTATTATGATTTCTATATTTGATGATAGAATTGAAATTAGTAGTCCAGGGAAACTTTTGCCAGGTTTATCTATTAAAGATTTAGAGGGCAAACATGCGACAAGAAACAGAATTCTCTGTGATATTTTCAATAGGACTTTGGATATGGAAAGATTCGGAACTGGAATTAGCAAAATGAAGTTGTTTATGAAAAACTATGGGCTATCTGAACCTGAATTTATGGAAGAAGGGAATTTCTTTGTGGTAAAGTTTTATGGCCCTCAAGATAAAATCTTAGATTTAGTTTCCAACATACCTGAAGAAAGGTATGTTAGTTTAAGAGAATTAGGACTGAATGAACGACAGATTGAGGCGTTGAGGTTAATGATAAATGAGAAGAAAATCCTTTCTAATAAGGAATATGCTAAGATGTTCAATGTTACAAGAAAAACCGCATTTAGAGACTTTAAGAAGTTAGAGAAGCTAGGTTATGTAAAAGCTGAAGGAACTACACGGGATAAAAGATATAGAGCAATATAA